One window from the genome of Uranotaenia lowii strain MFRU-FL unplaced genomic scaffold, ASM2978415v1 HiC_scaffold_162, whole genome shotgun sequence encodes:
- the LOC129759470 gene encoding titin isoform X3 → MDDDGSEYSDGEIVWVKLSYCWWPGEVFGGERLTEEFTSTLKRQPLAVVKFFDEDSYEYVKNTNFIYKYNCSRKHEFLRKGLEQYRAKNRHMEKFPSDVMHAERATGGDPDIVNSTTLLQPQKRESYAHIFQPTSSGKGGKGKITSPSKIVPAIPTKKHEVRILAQASSLTGIPAHGGGSVADNSSTSSAQIYHCYKCGFESRRQNVIVVHTKYCRAVPSVTLTVPKSKETKTSDLSPAKLNSDIQKPQELPKPIEVVKESVDESIEELQVKESKPSRGKTASRTPRTAAIAKSLVETPTSTIKSNDRRRNRGRGKASLAADEITESLENQQEVKEVSVKESEKPEQPLTEDSPGKTSTKADVELKNELLADWSEDEQDEPESSTVPETTKQTNSTKKSIEENNTSTLVETATSDDAGKLEKDVEKVSESSPQISSPVSSGTIIKYRNIPKKQKREFIEVTNDQPSTASVIPVANVEKSSSEGSISTGATCGESLSVATLDKTPTSNDSLSERPLSAKQRILDRATRGSSSKSVSSDELKPESPTKLPKQESPSSTNESRKEVSCFDFKDDEDDEVVLNKSPRRSLSNKRDTSADVSKDEEDLTRAKQDADLKNEIDSLLNEVSIPKIPDLPKRGNVKSPVPTTSSSTETTPQQLSNEEIDDNRTLPPKERGKRIFKTRNKIIENEAIALEQSKAIVMDFVLKSHEEEIAELRAAEEAKQMSESPTTTNDDSQESVASAGRFEKSEFAAIKSKRSKYPQQKKSDDTVEPEEPAVSSSVKSNTTEISCPVSIDKEEIESEALSTPVVSGTKGRRGKQRKSGTPVVEKVIPQEVVEPVIVQQVEESTPRARKKRSSEFGNLDLSLLVDTPRSRRGRKPDDSIPEPELNQKVGQEEQQDKLLKVIESKNKRQDKSIKQKASRTVEINESSEKNEELPSSEEVKHATLEPKAPVMIDVHRKSKRSKKDDSINQEQEKSESLTEQCLVVKLEDINVLADADRDSKSIVQEDHILKVGETDKDTTQFAEHPAEEEPISSEAVETPHRKSKRSKKDDLIADKSIEKVPEKPEPLKKGESVAANVENPPETIDNSEVLEVLDSETHRKSKRTRKDEPVAIIEHKVEVLPSPEENVSHETKSPKTKRGKHVLKQITDSPRNEKPDTKPEPIADEASPINEKSPKGKPIVAIPDDESSASKQQPIKMIIKSRGNKSNSELIFDPVIVSPERKEEISVKESLPKSPKSTKRKKPSFEEMLTQPDELSLAVMSARIDKSSKASKLKRTKLDKQTEQHSSTEVGEKNSISATKPSVTDLQIAEALIKLPEVVPSKTKAIKANQEEAVSLTASVTSSVANSASSSSGKTINPRKRHLQTLVSAETTEGLIERNKCNEIIPEKKKRDVCKADDKKTTSLPEVAPAKISEPTKISNDEDKFDIDNIPIVLDDSGDLLDDSRISTTTSSVTLQNPVKMDEDVQLISTTRPMAKKLVIVKNSNGSAKIIGTKESFSQSNTSKKSLGIKSSTIIIKPPNDEPKKRETVRSPVHSPQLVQASSGGQIVITSKGTVLTTQSPSTSTAKMTPKTQMTQNSSVISSVSSVGTISSSTTAKKLTTHGVVQRSSSPAKSPAKICVQSQQIIHPPIKSKMAVSKPSDPTAPVVVHKMELTPKKSQLATPPPKKALAKKMTELSQGTSSSNKPLFTTSKGEPTTLSPKSGKKGHKVIKISPQKLKEFTRLGMVEDKGQGKVLTASGMKKFRQEQQLLQQQHNLKVKSEQTKTSSRSYEEPDEEPSTSTPTPPPPAGPSTEVVIAAAADSSVKEVPGIYSETEEVPETTLASSTQLPSKPSTVTPTSSSGDLLSTEGNEADAAIQEIEPETSTSQSPTIELADPIIAEPSDESELHQPTLSTEPAESAESSSNVQESSQLIAVPAENFGGPANLFYLCSVRDEGFVPVNNELLYLDASNQLVALPENASLEEIASQQAAAAGVLEIPVDATGNASEHHVAEIDGSLDAGQQNIILNTQDGQQIILDQQSLMALAAGGDTSQLLTPDGQQILLQGSIFTTSDSVDEIDPEIA, encoded by the exons ATGGACGATGACGGGAGCGAGTACAGTGATGGGGAAATAGTTTGGGTTAAGCTCAGCTACTGTTGGTGGCCCGGTGAAGTGTTTGGTGGCGAAAGGTTGACGGAAGAGTTCACGTCCACACTGAAGCGGCAACCTCTAGCGGTCGTAAAATTCTTCGACGAAGATTCATA TGAATACGTTAAGAATACCAATTTTATTTATAAGTACAACTGCAGCAGAAAGCATGAGTTCCTCAGGAAAGGATTAG aGCAATACCGTGCTAAAAACAGGCATATGGAAAAATTCCCGTCGGACGTAATGCATGCCGAGCGTGCGACCGGGGGCGATCCAGATATTGTCAACTCAACAACACTTCTTCAGCCGCAGAAACGAGAAAGTTACGCGCATATTTTTCAACCAACTAGCAGTGGAAAAG GTGGTAAAGGTAAAATTACTTCACCCAGTAAAATTGTCCCGGCAATCCCTACTAAAAAACACGAGGTTCGAATTCTGGCACAGGCCTCATCCTTGACCGGAATACCAGCCCACGGTGGTGGCTCTGTTGCCGATAACAGTTCGACGTCATCTGCGCAAATTTACCACTGCTACAAATGTGGCTTCGAAAGCCGTCGTCAAAATGTCATTGTCGTACATACTAAGTACTGCCGAGCAGTACCATCAGTTACACTAACTGTTCCGAAATCTAAGG AAACCAAAACCAGCGATTTATCACCAGCTAAACTTAATTCCGATATCCAAAAACCACAGGAACTTCCGAAGCCAATTGAAGTTGTTAAAGAATCTGTAGACGAATCAATTGAAGAGCTTCAAGTTAAAGAATCGAAACCTTCTCGTGGCAAAACAGCAAGCCGTACTCCCAGAACTGCAGCTATAGCGAAGTCTCTCGTGGAAACGCCAACTTCTACAATCAAATCAAATGATAGAAGACGGAACCGTGGTCGAGGAAAGGCTTCTTTGGCTGCCGATGAAATAACAGAATCACTTGAAAATCAGCAAGAAGTCAAAGAGGTGTCCGTTAAGGAATCAGAAAAACCAGAACAGCCTCTCACGGAGGATTCCCCCGGCAAAACGTCAACCAAGGCGGATGTCGAGTTGAAGAACGAACTTTTGGCTGACTGGAGCGAAGATGAACAAGACGAACCGGAAAGCAGTACAGTTCCCGAAACGACCAAACAAACCAATTCCACAAAAAAGTCCATCGAAGAAAACAACACATCCACGCTCGTCGAAACGGCCACGTCCGATGATGCTGGCAAATTGGAAAAAGATGTCGAAAAGGTCTCTGAATCATCCCCCCAGATATCTTCTCCTGTTTCTTCCGGGACAATTATCAAGTATCGCAACATaccgaagaaacaaaaaagagaaTTCATAGAGGTGACCAACGATCAACCATCAACCGCATCAGTTATTCCTGTTGCTAATGTTGAAAAGTCCTCAAGTGAAGGAAGTATCAGCACAGGCGCAACATGCGGCGAATCGCTCAGCGTGGCAACCCTGGATAAAACTCCAACTTCGAACGATAGCCTCTCGGAACGACCGCTAAGTGCCAAGCAACGTATCCTGGATAGGGCAACTCGTGGATCCAGTAGTAAGTCCGTTAGCAGCGATGAACTCAAACCGGAATCGCCTACAAAACTGCCAAAGCAGGAATCTCCATCCTCGACTAACGAATCAAGGAAAGAAGTTTCTTGTTTCGATTTTAAGGACGACGAAGATGACGAAGTGGTTCTGAATAAATCTCCACGGAGATCACTTTCTAATAAACGGGACACGTCGGCTGACGTTTCGAAGGACGAAGAAGACTTAACAAGAGCTAAACAAGACGCAGACCTCAAGAACGAAATTGATTCTTTGCTAAACGAAGTTAGCATTCCCAAGATTCCGGATCTACCGAAACGCGGTAATGTCAAGTCGCCTGTACCTACGACAAGCTCATCGACTGAGACAACACCACAGCAACTATCGAATGAAGAAATTGATGATAATCGTACACTACCACCGAAGGAACGTGGTAagagaattttcaaaactcgcaacaaaattatcgaaaatgaAGCGATAGCTTTGGAACAATCTAAAGCCATCGTAATGGATTTCGTATTAAAATCTCACGAAGAAGAGATTGCAGAACTTCGAGCAGCAGAGGAAGCCAAACAAATGTCTGAGTCCCCGACGACAACCAATGATGACTCCCAAGAATCAGTGGCATCTGCCGGGCGTTTCGAAAAATCTGAGTTTGCTGCCATTAAATCCAAGCGTTCAAAGTATCCACAGCAGAAAAAATCTGATGATACCGTTGAGCCAGAAGAGCCAGCCGTTAGTTCTTCTGTCAAATCTAATACCACCGAAATATCTTGTCCGGTATCGATTGacaaagaagaaattgaatcaGAAGCATTGTCAACGCCGGTGGTTTCCGGTACCAAGGGTCGTCGAGGTAAGCAACGAAAATCAGGCACACCCGTGGTAGAAAAGGTGATTCCACAAGAAGTTGTTGAACCGGTGATTGTTCAACAAGTTGAGGAATCGACCCCTCGTGCGAGGAAGAAGAGATCAAGCGAATTTGGAAATTTGGACTTGAGTTTGTTGGTTGATACACCGCGGTCCCGTAGAGGTCGCAAACCAGATGACAGCATTCCTGAACCAGAATTGAATCAAAAAGTTGGACAGGAAGAACAACAagataaattattgaaagttaTTGAAAGTAAGAACAAACGGCAAGATAAATCGATTAAACAGAAAGCGTCTAGAACTGTAGAAATAAATGAATCGTCAGAAAAGAATGAGGAATTGCCCAGCAGCGAAGAGGTTAAACATGCAACTTTAGAACCAAAAGCGCCGGTAATGATTGATGTTCATAGGAAATCAAAACGCTCAAAAAAAGATGATTCCATTAATCAAGAACAAGAAAAAAGTGAATCACTAACTGAGCAATGCTTGGTAGTAAAATTGGAAGACATAAATGTACTTGCTGATGCTGATCGAGATTCCAAATCCATCGTTCAAGAGGATCATATTTTGAAGGTGGGAGAAACAGACAAAGATACAACACAATTTGCGGAACATCCGGCCGAAGAAGAGCCAATTTCTTCAGAGGCCGTTGAGACACCTCATCGCAAGTCAAAACGTTCGAAGAAAGATGATTTGATTGCTGATAAGAGTATTGAAAAAGTACCAGAAAAACCTGAACCATTGAAGAAAGGCGAATCTGTCGCCGCCAATGTAGAAAATCCGCCAGAAACAATTGATAACTCGGAGGTGTTGGAAGTTTTAGACAGTGAAACTCATCGCAAATCAAAACGAACAAGAAAGGATGAACCTGTTGCGATTATTGAACACAAAGTTGAGGTTCTCCCCAGTCCAGAAGAAAATGTTTCACATGAAACAAAATCTCCAAAAACTAAACGTGGTAAACATGTATTGAAACAAATTACAGATTCCCCACGCAACGAAAAACCTGACACAAAACCAGAACCGATTGCAGATGAAGCAAGCCCAATCAATGAGAAGTCCCCAAAAGGAAAACCTATTGTTGCAATTCCCGATGACGAATCTTCTGCTTCCAAACAGCAACCGATTAAAATGATCATTAAATCTCGTGGAAACAAGTCAAACTCGGAGCTTATTTTTGATCCAGTGATAGTTTCGCCGGAGCGTAAGGAAGAAATTTCTGTCAAAGAAAGTCTACCGAAGTCACCCAAGAGCACTAAAAGGAAAAAACCATCTTTCGAAGAGATGTTAACGCAACCTGACGAACTTTCTCTAGCTGTAATGTCGGCAAGAATTGATAAAAGCAGTAAAGCTTCGAAGTTGAAGCGGACAAAACTCGACAAACAAACAGAACAACACAGTTCCACAGAAGTCGGTGAGAAAAACAGTATTTCAGCGACCAAGCCTAGTGTTACAGATTTACAAATTGCAGAGGCACTAATAAAGCTTCCAGAAGTGGTTCCTTCAAAAACAAAGGCCATAAAAGCAAACCAAGAAGAAGCTGTGAGCCTTACTGCGTCAGTTACTAGTTCTGTTGCTAACAGTGCCAGCTCTAGCAGCGGTAAAACTATAAACCCTCGGAAACGCCATTTACAAACACTAGTGAGCGCGGAAACCACTGAAGGTCTTATTGAACGTAACAAATGCAATGAAATCATTCCAGAGAAGAAAAAACGCGATGTTTGCAAAGCAGATGATAAAAAAACTACATCCTTGCCTGAAGTAGCACCTGCGAAGATATCGGAACCAACGAAAATATCGAACGATgaagacaaatttgatatcGACAATATTCCTATCGTCTTGGATGATAGCGGAGATCTGCTCGATGACTCCCGAATTTCAACAACCACAAGTTCTGTTACCCTTCAGAACCCAGTCAAAATGGATGAAGATGTTCAACTGATTTCAACGACTCGGCCCATGGCCAAAAAGCTTGTTATCGTGAAGAATAGCAACGGTTCGGCTAAAATAATAGGTACGAAGGAAAGTTTTTCGCAATCGAATACATCGAAGAAAAGCTTGGGTATAAAATCCAGTACCATAATTATTAAACCTCCGAATGACGAGCCAAAAAAACGTGAAACAGTACGATCGCCTGTTCATTCACCCCAATTGGTACAAGCAAGCAGTGGTGGTCAGATTGTAATAACTAGCAAAGGTACCGTACTCACAACTCAATCACCTTCTACATCTACGGCCAAAATGACGCCGAAAACTCAAATGACGCAAAACAGTTCCGTGATTTCTTCAGTCAGCAGCGTTGGAACCATTAGCAGTTCAACAACGGCAAAGAAATTAACAACTCACGGTGTTGTGCAACGGTCATCTTCACCGGCCAAGTCTCCTGCTAAAATTTGTGTGCAATCCCAGCAAATAATCCACCCGCCCATAAAATCTAAAATGGCcgtttcaaaaccatctgaccCAACTGCACCCGTCGTTGTACACAAGATGGAGCTCACACCGAAAAAATCTCAATTGGCAACACCACCACCAAAGAAAGCACTAGCCAAGAAGATGACCGAATTATCCCAGGGTACAAGTAGCAGCAATAAACCCTTGTTCACAACATCTAAGGGTGAGCCCACCACTTTGTCACCCAAATCCGGTAAGAAGGGCCACAAAGTCATTAAGATTTCTCCTCagaaattaaaagaatttaCCAGGCTAGGAATGGTAGAGGATAAAGGTCAAGGTAAAGTACTAACAGCTAGTGGAATGAAGAAATTTCGACAAGAACAACAACTGTTACAACAGCAGCATAATCTGAAGGTTAAATCTGAACAAACGAAAACAAGTTCGCGATCCTACGAAGAACCAGACGAAGAACCATCAACTTCTACACCGACACCGCCACCACCTGCTGGCCCTTCAACCGAAGTCGTAATTGCGGCTGCTGCCGATTCGTCTGTCAAAGAGGTACCGGGTATTTATTCCGAGACTGAAGAAGTGCCAGAGACGACTCTTGCATCTTCCACGCAGTTACCTTCAAAACCTTCTACAGTAACACCCACTTCATCATCCGGTGATTTATTATCCACCGAAGGGAATGAAGCCGATGCAGCGATCCAAGAGATAGAACCGGAAACATCTACATCGCAATCACCAACGATAGAGCTTGCTGATCCCATTATCGCAGAGCCATCCGATGAATCTGAACTTCACCAACCAACATTATCGACAGAACCAGCAGAATCGGCCGAAAGTAGTTCTAACGTGCAAGAATCTTCCCAATTAATAGCTGTTCCCGCTGAAAACTTTGGCGGACCGGCAAATCTGTTTTATCTGTGCTCGGTTCGCGATGAAGGTTTTGTCCCAGTAAACAATGAACTGCTATATCTGGATGCATCTAATCAGCTTGTCGCACTTCCGGAGAATGCCTCTCTCGAGGAGATTGCCAGTCAACAAGCGGCTGCCGCAGGAGTACTCGAAATTCCGGTCGATGCTACCGGTAACGCCAGTGAGCATCACGTCGCAGAAATTGATGGTTCGCTGGACGCTGGCCAGCAAAACATAATACTCAATACCCAGGATGGACAGCAAATCATATTGGATCAACAAAGTTTAATGGCGCTGGCCGCCGGTGGCGATACGTCTCAGCTTTTAACACCTGATGGACAACAGATTCTACTGCAAG GTAGCATATTCACCACTTCAGATTCGGTCGATGAAATTGATCCGGAAATTGCTTAA